The following nucleotide sequence is from Chromobacterium rhizoryzae.
GCCCAGCGTCACGATGGCCAGATAGTCGCCCTTGAGCCGCAATACCGGCGTGCCCAGCAAGATGCCGCAGAAAGCCGCCAGCACCGCGCCCAAGGGGATGGTGATGTAGAACGGCAGATGCAGGCCGAAATGCGGCGAGCCCAGCAAGGCGAAGGTGTAGGCGCCCACCGCGTAGAAGGCGATGAAGCCCAAGTCCAGCAAGCCGGCGAAGCCCACCACGATGTTGAGGCCCAACGCCAGCATCACGTAGAGCAAGGCGAAGTCGACGATGCGGACCCAGGAGTTGCCCAGCAGGCCGCCCACCAGGAAAGGCAGTACCGCCATCGCCACCGCGGACAGCACGAACAGGCCGACTTTCTTGCCGGTGTCCATCTTGTTGATATTGAGTGCCATGGTCATGATATGTCGTCTCCAGGATCAGGCACGGTCGGCCATCTTTTCGCCCAGCAGGCCGGACGGACGGAAAATCAGCACCATGATCAACACCATGAAGGCGATGATGTCCTGATAGTTGGAGCCGAGGAAGCCGCCGGTCAGCGTGCCGATATAGCCGGCGCCCAGGCTTTCGATGATGCCCAGCAGCAAGCCGCCGGCCACCGCGCCGCCCAGATTGCCGATGCCGCCCAGCACCGCGGCGGTGAAGGCCTTCAGACCAATCATGAAGCCCATATAGTAATGAGCTTGCTCGTAGTTGGTGGCCACCATCACGCCGGCCACCGCGCCCAGGCTGGAGCCGATGACGAAGGTGGCGGAAATGATGGTGTTGACGTTGACGCCCATCAGGCCGGCCACCGCCGGGTTCTGACTGGTGGCGCGCATCGCGCGGCCCAGCTTGGTGCGCTCCACCATCAGCAGCAGGCCGGCCATGATCACCAGACACAGCACGATGATGGTGATCTGC
It contains:
- a CDS encoding branched-chain amino acid ABC transporter permease codes for the protein MDIFLQQILNGLVLGSIYALIALGYTMVYGIMGLINFAHGEVVMFGAMVTISVVNALSGSGLPGPALVLIGLLVAIAACMLLGFTVERIAYRPLRGKQRLAPLITAIGLSIVLQQVAILIWGRNYIPFPQILDHDVVSFFGASITKLQITIIVLCLVIMAGLLLMVERTKLGRAMRATSQNPAVAGLMGVNVNTIISATFVIGSSLGAVAGVMVATNYEQAHYYMGFMIGLKAFTAAVLGGIGNLGGAVAGGLLLGIIESLGAGYIGTLTGGFLGSNYQDIIAFMVLIMVLIFRPSGLLGEKMADRA